In a genomic window of Pokkaliibacter sp. MBI-7:
- a CDS encoding Smr/MutS family protein, with protein sequence MTEDEFELFRNQMHGVRRIKAPQQVDNSRPSKDQSLNQYRRYAASQEIVQDQSELTDAHVELVGSDTPLLFCTPGVQLNLFKRLRQGRLAWEAGLDLHGFKIEQAREELDRFIRDALRMDMRVVLVVHGKAVSDLGKFPLLKSHTNDWLRQMPAVLAYCSALPKDGGNGALYVLLKKGRQR encoded by the coding sequence ATGACTGAGGACGAATTCGAGCTATTCCGCAACCAGATGCACGGGGTAAGACGGATAAAAGCACCACAGCAGGTAGACAACTCCCGCCCAAGCAAAGATCAGAGCCTCAATCAGTATCGCCGCTATGCTGCCAGTCAGGAGATCGTTCAGGATCAGTCTGAACTGACTGATGCTCACGTCGAATTGGTTGGATCTGATACTCCACTGCTGTTCTGCACGCCAGGTGTCCAACTCAATTTATTCAAACGACTTCGTCAGGGCCGTCTGGCATGGGAGGCCGGTCTGGACCTGCATGGATTCAAGATAGAGCAGGCACGTGAAGAGCTAGACCGCTTTATCCGTGATGCATTACGAATGGATATGCGCGTAGTACTGGTTGTACATGGCAAGGCCGTCAGTGATCTGGGCAAGTTTCCGTTACTGAAGTCCCACACTAACGACTGGTTACGACAGATGCCTGCTGTACTGGCCTACTGCAGTGCCTTACCCAAAGACGGCGGCAACGGCGCACTCTACGTTCTGCTGAAAAAAGGCAGGCAAAGATGA
- the folE gene encoding GTP cyclohydrolase I FolE, whose product MEQAFAHIITSIGENLGREGLRDTPKRAAKAMSYLTRGYQQDLQEIVNNALFPSENSEMVIVRNIELYSLCEHHMLPFIGKAHVAYIPKGKVLGLSKVARIVDMFARRLQIQENLTKEIAEAVFQVTEAAGVGVVIEAQHMCMMMRGVEKQNASMTTSMMLGNFRTDERTRNEFLSLIR is encoded by the coding sequence ATGGAACAGGCTTTCGCTCATATCATCACGAGCATAGGAGAAAATCTTGGCCGGGAGGGCCTGCGTGACACGCCCAAGCGTGCAGCCAAAGCGATGAGTTATCTGACTCGCGGTTACCAGCAAGATCTGCAGGAAATCGTCAACAATGCGCTATTTCCTTCTGAAAACAGTGAAATGGTGATTGTACGCAATATCGAGCTGTACTCACTGTGCGAGCATCATATGCTGCCTTTCATTGGTAAAGCACATGTCGCCTACATTCCTAAAGGCAAAGTGTTAGGTCTGTCAAAAGTGGCGCGGATTGTCGACATGTTCGCTCGGCGCCTGCAAATTCAGGAAAACCTCACCAAAGAGATTGCTGAAGCGGTCTTTCAGGTCACCGAGGCCGCAGGCGTTGGCGTCGTTATCGAGGCTCAGCATATGTGCATGATGATGCGCGGCGTTGAGAAGCAGAATGCCAGCATGACAACATCCATGATGCTGGGAAACTTCCGCACCGATGAACGTACCCGCAACGAATTCCTGTCACTGATTCGCTGA
- a CDS encoding DUF4892 domain-containing protein: protein MTALAGRISLLARWVGIFVVLNTVLQISAFAEDDVPGSQDNPLFSRYPGSWIVTYRRNTVDYHLLPTGPMVKSNGQIQAESEVRSKGRLWRLTYQLPANVAPREAFESIKEQLGPHDPEVLFQCQSRACGDSSYWSSDVFNDPVLYGMDREQDYLLARFAAEDGDIYVAAYSVLRANRRAYLHLDIVQTGRSGSAEGPLKLQVPVEFSSDDQLVTPFLPDHWIDPVLQGQWKSVWLVSRIKGAEDPADLLERARNRGEQVKRLLRDQGVEDVEIEVWPLGPFSNATDDGVALWAYPKDEK, encoded by the coding sequence GTGACAGCGTTAGCGGGAAGAATATCACTATTAGCGCGGTGGGTTGGTATCTTTGTCGTGCTTAATACAGTTTTGCAGATTTCTGCCTTTGCTGAAGATGATGTGCCAGGCAGTCAGGATAACCCTCTGTTCAGTCGTTACCCGGGTTCCTGGATAGTGACTTACCGACGAAACACCGTTGACTATCATCTGTTACCCACCGGTCCGATGGTTAAATCCAATGGTCAGATTCAGGCCGAGAGTGAGGTTCGCAGCAAAGGCAGATTATGGCGTCTGACTTACCAGTTGCCAGCTAATGTTGCACCACGAGAGGCTTTCGAATCGATCAAAGAGCAACTCGGGCCGCACGATCCCGAAGTTCTTTTTCAGTGTCAGTCGCGGGCCTGCGGTGATAGCAGCTATTGGTCCAGCGATGTGTTCAATGATCCCGTGCTTTACGGTATGGATAGAGAGCAGGACTATCTGCTAGCACGCTTTGCTGCAGAGGATGGCGATATCTACGTCGCTGCGTACTCGGTGTTACGTGCAAATCGACGCGCCTACCTTCACCTTGATATTGTGCAAACGGGGCGAAGCGGATCTGCCGAAGGGCCGCTGAAATTGCAGGTTCCGGTAGAGTTTTCGTCTGATGATCAGTTGGTGACACCTTTCCTGCCTGATCACTGGATCGATCCTGTTTTACAGGGGCAGTGGAAGTCTGTTTGGCTGGTCAGTCGCATCAAGGGGGCAGAGGATCCGGCTGACTTGCTGGAGCGTGCTCGCAACCGGGGTGAGCAGGTGAAACGTTTGCTCAGGGACCAGGGTGTCGAGGATGTCGAGATTGAAGTGTGGCCATTAGGACCATTCTCAAACGCCACTGACGATGGAGTGGCGCTCTGGGCTTATCCTAAAGACGAAAAATAG
- a CDS encoding chemotaxis protein CheV, translating into MAGVLDSVNQRTQLVGKNRLELLTFRLNGPQIYGINVFKVREILQTPKLTEIPESHPVIRGTAYIRGRTIPVIDLALAMGGSVPTDIDGSFIVISEYNMTVQGFLVRAVERIINMNWEDILPPPSGLGNRHYLTSITRFENRLIEILDVEKILSEVAPRNDDVSEEIVTKVKDQRPEHFRVLIVDDSSVARKQIKRAVEAVGAETVLLNDGAEAYRHLLELNDQGINVAEHYYVLISDVEMPEMDGYTLTAKIRSNSDLKDLYVMLHTSLSGVFNQSMVDKVGADDFLAKFQPDVLAERVLFHKR; encoded by the coding sequence ATGGCTGGCGTACTAGACTCCGTAAACCAGCGCACCCAGCTGGTGGGCAAGAACCGTCTTGAGTTACTTACCTTCAGACTGAATGGTCCGCAGATCTACGGTATTAACGTTTTTAAAGTACGGGAAATTCTACAAACCCCCAAATTAACCGAGATTCCTGAAAGCCATCCGGTGATCAGAGGTACTGCTTATATTCGCGGACGTACCATTCCGGTTATTGACCTGGCATTGGCAATGGGTGGTTCAGTACCCACTGACATTGATGGCAGCTTTATAGTCATCAGTGAATACAACATGACCGTTCAGGGATTTCTGGTACGTGCGGTTGAACGCATTATCAATATGAATTGGGAAGATATTCTTCCGCCTCCCAGTGGTCTTGGAAATCGCCACTATCTGACGTCAATTACACGCTTTGAGAATCGTCTGATTGAAATTCTTGATGTAGAGAAGATTCTGTCCGAAGTAGCGCCACGCAATGACGATGTCAGTGAAGAAATTGTTACCAAGGTCAAGGATCAGCGCCCAGAACACTTCCGTGTACTGATCGTCGACGACTCGTCTGTGGCCCGGAAGCAGATTAAACGAGCAGTAGAGGCCGTTGGTGCAGAAACCGTGTTGCTCAATGACGGTGCAGAGGCTTACCGACATCTGCTGGAGCTCAATGACCAAGGTATAAACGTAGCTGAACACTACTATGTGCTGATTTCCGACGTGGAAATGCCAGAAATGGATGGTTATACCCTGACAGCAAAGATACGTTCAAACAGTGATCTGAAAGACCTGTATGTGATGCTTCACACCTCGCTGAGCGGGGTTTTCAATCAATCCATGGTCGATAAAGTAGGCGCTGATGACTTTTTGGCGAAATTCCAGCCAGATGTGCTAGCTGAACGCGTACTGTTTCACAAACGCTAA
- a CDS encoding alpha/beta hydrolase has translation MKEVSFLGQRIAALEWGTPGAEPVLAVHGWLDNAASFSQLLDALDGVYPQARQQIHLIAVDLPGHGRSAWRDESQHYPVGQYVNDVLAVADELQWRSFTLLGHSLGAAISTLVAGVASDRIRKLLLIESLGPLSTAWSPSVLKVLRKPEGAEPKRSVRYFKDYEQAALARMNGLWPLSRQAADRLIERGVSVSDKGLKWSHDPRLRESTKRMTEEEVISVLAGLSMPVHLLLGDQGNIKLWPVMAQRRAVISHLQVAQLPGGHHLHLEDDTGKVADWFWQGLREGKLLVD, from the coding sequence ATGAAGGAAGTGAGTTTTCTGGGGCAGCGAATCGCTGCGCTGGAATGGGGAACACCAGGCGCTGAACCTGTGCTGGCAGTTCATGGCTGGTTAGATAATGCAGCCAGTTTTTCCCAGTTACTGGATGCGTTGGATGGGGTGTATCCCCAGGCTAGGCAGCAGATTCATCTGATTGCTGTTGATTTGCCAGGACATGGTCGCTCTGCGTGGCGGGATGAAAGTCAGCACTATCCGGTTGGGCAATATGTTAACGATGTATTGGCCGTAGCTGACGAGCTGCAATGGCGCTCTTTCACGTTGCTTGGTCACTCCTTGGGTGCGGCAATATCTACACTTGTCGCAGGTGTTGCGAGTGATCGCATCAGGAAGTTATTGCTGATTGAGTCGTTAGGGCCTCTGTCGACTGCCTGGAGTCCATCGGTATTGAAAGTGTTGCGAAAGCCCGAGGGGGCTGAACCGAAGCGGTCGGTGCGCTACTTCAAGGATTATGAGCAGGCTGCTCTAGCACGCATGAATGGGCTATGGCCACTGAGCCGACAAGCTGCAGATCGCCTGATTGAGCGGGGAGTTTCTGTGTCGGATAAAGGGCTCAAATGGAGTCATGATCCCCGTTTACGTGAAAGTACTAAGCGGATGACTGAGGAGGAAGTGATCTCTGTATTGGCTGGTCTTTCGATGCCAGTTCATTTGTTGCTAGGTGATCAAGGGAACATCAAGCTGTGGCCAGTTATGGCTCAACGTCGGGCTGTTATTTCGCATTTGCAGGTGGCTCAATTACCTGGAGGACACCACCTGCATCTGGAGGATGACACAGGCAAGGTGGCGGACTGGTTTTGGCAGGGGCTTCGAGAAGGCAAATTGCTAGTTGACTGA
- the sixA gene encoding phosphohistidine phosphatase SixA, whose amino-acid sequence MKLIVMRHGEAEQWANSDAERQLTLRGQKDNTQVLAALLARHSPSLLCASPFVRAQQTAQRCSEMCKQPIITSSLLVPDAPIHSTLDWLRHVLEEQQTVMLVSHMPLVGELLGWLLGTDGEPLGTSEVRVVTMDVVEYGCAMAEGRWIAAR is encoded by the coding sequence ATGAAATTGATTGTCATGCGCCACGGTGAGGCGGAACAATGGGCAAATTCTGATGCCGAGCGGCAACTGACCTTGCGTGGTCAGAAAGACAATACGCAGGTGCTGGCTGCGTTGCTCGCACGTCATAGTCCGTCGCTTCTTTGTGCGAGTCCATTTGTACGTGCGCAGCAGACGGCTCAGCGTTGTTCAGAAATGTGCAAACAGCCGATCATCACCAGTAGTCTTTTAGTTCCAGATGCTCCCATTCATTCGACACTGGATTGGTTGAGGCATGTGCTCGAAGAGCAGCAGACTGTGATGCTGGTATCGCACATGCCTCTTGTAGGCGAACTGCTTGGTTGGCTGTTGGGGACGGATGGCGAACCATTGGGCACCAGTGAGGTTCGGGTAGTCACTATGGATGTGGTTGAATACGGGTGTGCCATGGCTGAAGGTCGTTGGATAGCAGCGCGTTAA
- a CDS encoding DUF4389 domain-containing protein produces MKSSFFGRLFSEENMIRTVYMIFFVFLLKLAVLATFVVIVLQWLVRLIIGESSRALLEWGYSLREFIGQAFAFLTYHSEEKPFPFSSWPRSK; encoded by the coding sequence ATGAAATCGTCATTTTTTGGTCGGCTGTTCTCAGAAGAGAATATGATCCGCACGGTGTACATGATTTTCTTTGTTTTTCTATTGAAGCTGGCAGTCCTGGCAACCTTCGTTGTTATTGTCTTGCAGTGGCTTGTCCGCTTGATTATTGGTGAGTCCAGCCGTGCTCTGTTGGAGTGGGGATATTCGCTTCGAGAGTTTATTGGTCAGGCATTTGCATTCTTGACTTACCATTCTGAAGAAAAACCTTTCCCCTTCAGTTCATGGCCGCGCAGTAAATAG